The following proteins are co-located in the Camelina sativa cultivar DH55 chromosome 12, Cs, whole genome shotgun sequence genome:
- the LOC104733418 gene encoding uncharacterized protein LOC104733418, with translation MNWCNSSVISIGVGDCSEICYKDPVVKDRPWTTVMDRSPGEAKYSENCFHACVAGCGYKFDVEAEIVNKVKPKRKPMQPSTEDVPATSA, from the exons ATGAATTGGTGTAATAGTAGTGTAATCTCTATAGGTGTAGGAGACTGCAGTGAAATATGCTACAAAGATCCTGTGGTAAAAGACCGACCATGGACTACAGTTATGGATCGTTCTCCTGGAGAGGCCAAATACTCTGAG aaTTGCTTTCACGCATGTGTTGCAGGCTGTGGTTACAAG TTTGATGTTGAAGCTGAGATAGTCAATAAGgtgaaaccaaagagaaaaccaATGCAGCCTTCTACTGAGGATGTTCCTGCAACTTCAGCTTGA